The Hippoglossus stenolepis isolate QCI-W04-F060 chromosome 12, HSTE1.2, whole genome shotgun sequence genome segment TGTCTGTAGTGAGATCTTTAATTGCCATGCCTTTGACTTTATCCGGACCCTGGCACATGAAGCCACGTACATTCACCTTAGTTGGTAATGACCGCAACCAGTCACGCACCCATTTCATCCTGCAGGTGCACTGCCAGGGGTTGTTGCgtagcagcagctgtgtgagatTGTCCAGATCTTCAAATACACCCTGTGGGAGGCTGCTCAGGTTGTTACCGGACAGGTCCAGGCGATACAACTGCCTAAGGAAGGCAAACGCCCCAGGCGGGACCCGATTAATATGATTATCTTgtagctgcagcttctccataCTGGTGCCAGGCAGGTTGGCCGGCGGCGATGTCAGGGAGTTCCTCACTAGCGAGAGCTCAGTCAGGTTGATCAGGTTGATGAAAGCCATCTCCCCAATCCCATGGTTGTTAAGCAGGTTACCATCCAGGATTAGCCGCTTCAGGTTGATGAGATCTTGCAGCGACTGCtctgagatggaggagatgcGGTTGTCATCAAAGCGCAGCTCCTCAATACTCATGGGGAGGCCTGAAGGGATGGTGCTTAGGTGGTTTCTGGAGAGGAAAAGTAATCTGAGGTGAGTACTGTCCCTGAAGGCCCCCTCCTCTATGCTGACTGCTGATACAGAGTTATCATCCAGGTGCAGCTCCTCAATGTAGGGAATTTGAGCTAAAGTGTCATGGGTAATCATCCGAACATTGTTCTCCTGAAGGTGGAGCTCTTTTAGCCCAAGAGGAAGGTTGGTCGGGAACTGATCCAGATTGTTGCAGTACAGGTAGATCTTCTCCACGTTTACGAGACTGCGTAGTTCTGTAGGTATGCCTGCACTCTTAATGCGATTGTTTTGCAGAAAGAGCACTGTAGCATCCAGGGGTATACCAGTGGGGATGGAAGTCAGGCCACGGTCATTACAGTAGATAAAGGTCCCATCACAGCGGCAGGCCGAGGGACACGATGCAGAGGTCACCAGGGGGTTAGCAAGACCCAGCAGCAGCCCAACCCTGATGAGGAAGAGTATAAAGGCCTTGCTTTGACGCACCATCTTGAAGCTGTTGCCTGGAAGTCTAATCGCTCAAGAGCCCCTGGGGAGAAGACACAAGGGTACATTTAAGACAAGATTTTTAAAGGAGAGACACATTCCTGTTCTCATAATTGCTGGGTGTTTGAAATGCTGCCTGTAACACTTTCTAGATTAAGTAACAGTCAAAGAATTTCTATTAAATTGATATGAACctatcatttgtattttttagacGGTGAAAATACAATGTAACTTTTTTTAAGATAAGGTGTTTGCTTCAGAGATAGCTGTTCATCACCTACCGGATTAAACATTTCCTAggattaaaagttttaaaaatagcCTGCATTAGAAAAAGAACtgctttattttcctcttctctttgat includes the following:
- the flrt3 gene encoding leucine-rich repeat transmembrane protein FLRT3; amino-acid sequence: MVRQSKAFILFLIRVGLLLGLANPLVTSASCPSACRCDGTFIYCNDRGLTSIPTGIPLDATVLFLQNNRIKSAGIPTELRSLVNVEKIYLYCNNLDQFPTNLPLGLKELHLQENNVRMITHDTLAQIPYIEELHLDDNSVSAVSIEEGAFRDSTHLRLLFLSRNHLSTIPSGLPMSIEELRFDDNRISSISEQSLQDLINLKRLILDGNLLNNHGIGEMAFINLINLTELSLVRNSLTSPPANLPGTSMEKLQLQDNHINRVPPGAFAFLRQLYRLDLSGNNLSSLPQGVFEDLDNLTQLLLRNNPWQCTCRMKWVRDWLRSLPTKVNVRGFMCQGPDKVKGMAIKDLTTDMFDCSDSELNPMYETSTVSNTVRPSQPQWPSFVTRRPVIKGPDISKNHRSSTTSTGRKIITISVKSSNADTIHISWRVSQPMTALRLSWLKLGHSPAFGSITETIVQGEKTEYLLTALEPESSYRICMVPMETSNIYLSDETPVCIETETGSHKSYNPTTTLNREQEKEPYKNSSLPLAAIIGGAVALLAIIMLALVCWYVHRNGSLFSRNCTYNKGRRRKDDYAEAGTKKDTSILEIRETSFQMIPINHLPVSKEEFMIHTIFPPNGLSLYKSPHSENSINNRSYRDSGIPDSDHSHS